From Virgibacillus natechei, the proteins below share one genomic window:
- the aroD gene encoding type I 3-dehydroquinate dehydratase gives MTMDIFTHKKPPYICTSLTGKNKEEIRDELNTVIPKQPDVIEWRADFLKDIHHVNYVLMIAEEISSISNKPMIVTIRSEREGGQKISLTEDEKVHLLSELCKSPAVNSIDFEVSNDPEHIKELRRISKSHNKKLILSYHNFDFTPENETIMQQAIKSESYGADIAKVAVMPEHKDDVLLLLNVTKEMDDDLRIPIITMSMGDIGSLSRIVGWAYGSIMTFGIGVQRSAPGQIPIDKLKQIIEMTQETVGDWK, from the coding sequence ATGACAATGGATATTTTCACACATAAAAAACCGCCTTATATATGTACGTCTCTAACCGGAAAAAACAAAGAAGAAATACGTGATGAGCTGAACACTGTTATTCCGAAACAACCAGACGTAATTGAGTGGCGCGCAGATTTCCTAAAAGACATTCATCATGTCAATTATGTTTTAATGATAGCGGAGGAAATTTCCTCTATTAGTAACAAGCCTATGATTGTTACTATTCGTTCTGAACGGGAAGGTGGGCAAAAAATTTCGCTAACAGAGGATGAAAAGGTTCATTTATTAAGTGAGCTATGTAAAAGCCCAGCTGTTAATAGTATTGACTTTGAAGTATCCAATGATCCTGAGCATATTAAGGAACTACGAAGAATATCAAAGTCCCATAATAAAAAATTAATCTTATCTTATCATAACTTTGATTTTACACCGGAGAACGAAACCATCATGCAACAAGCAATAAAGTCTGAATCTTACGGTGCTGATATTGCTAAAGTAGCTGTCATGCCTGAGCATAAAGATGATGTGTTACTATTACTTAACGTAACAAAAGAAATGGATGACGATTTACGTATACCTATTATAACAATGTCAATGGGGGACATCGGTAGTTTGAGTAGAATAGTAGGCTGGGCGTATGGGTCAATCATGACATTTGGCATAGGCGTGCAACGCTCTGCACCAGGGCAAATCCCAATAGATAAATTGAAGCAGATAATTGAAATGACACAGGAAACGGTTGGCGATTGGAAATAA
- a CDS encoding NUDIX hydrolase: MNLSSITKKLQNRSPSILGQDELQKSAILLPLIQVDNETHILFEVRSMKMRRQPGDICFPGGKIDKADKTPKHAAIRETTEELGIDESAIGDVIPLDYIVHDAGRMIYPFIGTLKNVEKITPSEAEVEEIFTVPLDYFLRTKPDIHKVDIKIEPDKDFPFDLIVGGKNYNWHARQIDEIFYKYDGKVIWGLTAKILRHFLSLLDKDNNDIK; this comes from the coding sequence ATGAACCTATCAAGCATTACTAAAAAATTGCAGAATAGAAGTCCCTCTATTCTTGGGCAAGATGAACTTCAGAAGTCCGCCATACTGCTCCCACTTATTCAAGTGGATAATGAAACGCATATTTTATTTGAAGTTAGGTCGATGAAAATGCGTAGACAACCAGGTGATATTTGTTTCCCTGGTGGCAAAATTGATAAAGCCGACAAGACCCCTAAACACGCTGCAATCCGGGAAACCACAGAAGAATTAGGGATTGATGAATCTGCTATTGGGGATGTTATTCCACTTGATTATATCGTGCATGACGCTGGGCGAATGATCTATCCATTTATCGGCACCCTTAAAAACGTTGAAAAAATCACGCCAAGCGAAGCTGAAGTAGAAGAAATTTTCACTGTTCCACTGGACTATTTCCTCCGAACAAAACCGGATATCCATAAAGTTGATATCAAAATCGAACCTGATAAAGATTTTCCATTTGATTTAATTGTTGGTGGCAAAAATTACAACTGGCATGCACGTCAAATCGATGAAATCTTTTATAAATATGATGGAAAAGTCATTTGGGGATTAACAGCAAAAATACTAAGGCACTTTTTAAGCTTACTGGACAAAGACAATAACGATATCAAGTAA
- a CDS encoding PstS family phosphate ABC transporter substrate-binding protein: MSFKKVSFFLVVVTMAVLIAACGGTSAEEGSDESSEEFGDNVVIDGSGTVYPLMSRLAEEYMVNEQPDVSVEVSRAGTSAGFDRFLEEDGTDFNDASRPIAEDEQAAAEELGFEPMELKVALDGLTMVIHPDNDWATEMTEQEVIDIFLADSDVTTWDDVNSEWPDEEISKMGPNENHGTYEFFYEEILNEQDLDQNTNLQQEYSTLVNLVGEDVNGIAFFGFGYYVNNQDDLQAVSIDFGDGPVEPSLDTIDEEGDYADFTRPVFTYLNVENAKEKPQVLDYALYIVNNANDFAGETGFAPIPEDEIQELAEELEALQ; the protein is encoded by the coding sequence ATGAGTTTCAAGAAGGTTTCGTTTTTTCTAGTAGTAGTAACCATGGCAGTTCTAATCGCAGCTTGTGGGGGAACAAGTGCAGAAGAAGGTTCAGATGAAAGTTCAGAAGAATTCGGTGATAACGTGGTTATAGATGGATCAGGAACGGTTTATCCTTTAATGTCCCGATTAGCTGAGGAGTACATGGTAAATGAACAACCAGACGTATCTGTTGAAGTAAGTCGTGCAGGTACAAGCGCTGGATTTGATAGATTTCTAGAAGAAGACGGCACAGACTTTAATGATGCTTCACGTCCAATTGCAGAAGATGAACAAGCGGCTGCAGAAGAACTTGGATTTGAACCAATGGAGTTAAAGGTAGCCTTAGATGGCTTAACGATGGTTATCCATCCTGATAATGACTGGGCAACTGAAATGACGGAACAAGAGGTTATTGACATTTTCCTTGCAGATAGTGATGTTACTACCTGGGATGACGTTAATTCTGAATGGCCTGATGAAGAAATCAGCAAAATGGGGCCAAATGAAAACCACGGTACGTATGAATTCTTTTATGAAGAAATTTTAAATGAACAAGATTTGGATCAAAATACGAATCTGCAGCAAGAATATTCAACACTGGTTAACTTAGTCGGAGAAGACGTAAATGGGATTGCATTCTTTGGCTTTGGTTACTACGTAAATAACCAAGATGACCTGCAGGCTGTAAGCATTGATTTCGGGGACGGGCCGGTGGAACCATCACTAGACACAATTGATGAAGAAGGTGACTACGCTGACTTTACTCGCCCTGTATTCACGTACTTAAATGTTGAGAATGCTAAGGAAAAACCACAGGTATTAGACTACGCTTTATATATTGTAAATAACGCAAATGACTTTGCTGGAGAAACTGGATTCGCACCAATTCCTGAAGATGAAATTCAAGAATTAGCTGAAGAATTAGAAGCGCTTCAATAA